Proteins from a genomic interval of Vitis riparia cultivar Riparia Gloire de Montpellier isolate 1030 unplaced genomic scaffold, EGFV_Vit.rip_1.0 scaffold623_pilon_pilon, whole genome shotgun sequence:
- the LOC117910145 gene encoding putative disease resistance protein At4g11170 → MERGRVISSVLVTTIENSMRSIVVLSENYASSTWCLEELVKILECKRKKGQRVISIFYNIDPSDVRYQRGKIGEAMAKHERNLKENMERVQIWRDSLTEVSNLSGWVSRNQNEAMFIEEIIQSILNMDPVINMFLARIKPLLAALREHEDDGIISYPIRDTAVDKKLFRSRMDEEVRSISSDHVGEDSKGQGKLSTISGCKNLSIKFRTSIKARLLGLTWSTTIKARLRAEQVLIVLHYVNDSIVSSYTNASILILVVGSWNLLYVLFLQSCEDVFHGSPVTIFCELKLSDLRSCEVGCFGNPLNWGDRVVRGIIPAEVEGEEAGKGKP, encoded by the exons ATGGAGAGAGGACGAGTCATATCCTCTGTACTTGTTACCACTATCGAGAACTCCATGCGTTCTATCGTTGTTTTATCAGAAAATTATGCATCATCTACGTGGTGTTTAGAGGAGCTAGTGAAGATACTAGAGTGCAAGAGAAAAAAGGGACAGAGGGttatttcaattttctataacaTCGATCCATCAGATGTGCGGTATCAAAGGGGAAAAATTGGAGAAGCCATGGCTAAACATGAAAGGAATTTGAAGGAGAATATGGAGAGGGTGCAGATTTGGAGGGATTCTCTTACTGAAGTTTCCAATTTATCTGGTTGGGTTTCAAGGAATCA GAATGAGGCTATGTTTATTGAGGAAATTATCCAGAGCATTTTAAATATGGACCCAGTGATAAATATGTTTCTTGCAAGGATAAAGCCGCTTCTTGCGGCGCTTCGTGAACATGAGGATGATGGTATAATCTCGTATCCTATTCGAGATACAGCAGTAGATAAAAAGCTTTTTCGTAGTCGCATGGATGAGGAAGTACGTTCCATCTCTTCTGACCATGTTGGAGAAGATTCGAAGGGACAAGGAAAACTTTCAACAATATCAGGGTGTAAAAATCTAAGTATAAAATTCCGCACTTCTATAAAGGCAAGACTTTTGGGTTTAACATGGAGCACTACGATAAAGGCAAGACTTCGTGCTGAACAAGTCCTTATTGTTCTTCATTACGTGAATGATTCAATAGTCAGCAGCTATACCAATGCCTCCATATTGATTTTAGTAGTAGGTTCTTGGAATCTCCTGTATGTGCTGTTTTTGCAGTCCTGTGAGGATGTGTTCCATGGCAGCCCTGTTACTATATTTTGTGAATTGAAGTTGAGTGATCTTCGTTCCTGTGAGGTTGGCTGCTTCGGCAATCCCCTGAACTGGGGTGATAGAGTGGTGAGGGGGATCATTCCAGCGGAAGTTGAAGGAGAAGAAGCAGGAAAGGGAAAACCCTAA